A window of Mytilus edulis chromosome 10, xbMytEdul2.2, whole genome shotgun sequence contains these coding sequences:
- the LOC139491467 gene encoding uncharacterized protein, translating to MSLDEISCESAVVSEPPYSFRSSSSSIDAEPSLDPLVCRWERNHLEKNLQIYYQDDYMESPSIVFSKINMGEMTNEQHDYFQKVIEYLLPIDGRIATIDRFKHYPEKFLTVLDQISDELGTKEPEEFIRLRVMKFLRVLTNLVRKISNHKQVYEGSFIKLLASFAEMCCLHSEISISKADETIWENLHGIDRVVSKPDIRLYKHGITTTPEVRTSDMVVSVKVKKVFNKNPEELERQLRLMESTHLSNSYSSLSSNQSDDGSIPSIEFDLNKEVLGQHAGELLLDLYECRRRGDVPMLTMPGMIVDGTKVYMTLLEISNTHFGKIEGNQELTPQDRATIYYSKPLNILQDDERSILMETFIRLNNIEFNT from the exons ATGTCACTTGATGAGATATCTTGTGAGTCAGCAGTTGTATCAGAACCTCCATACTCTTTTAGATCGAGCTCGTCTAGTATAGATGCAGAGCCATCATTGGACCCATTGGTATGCAGATGGGAACGAAATCATTTGGAGAAAAATTTGCAGATTTACTACCAAGACGATTACATGGAGTCCCCATCGATTGTGTTCAGTAAAATTAATATGGGTGAGATGACTAATGAGCAACATGACTACTTTCAAAAAGTTATAGAATATTTACTTCCCATCGACGGTAGAATTGCAACTATCGATAGATTTAAACACTATCCAGAAAAGTTCTTGACAGTTTTAGATCAGATCTCTGATGAATTGGGAACAAAAGAGCCAGAGGA GTTTATCAGGCTGAGAGTAATGAAGTTTCTAAGAGTATTAACAAATCTTGTCAGGAAGATTAGTAATCATAAACAAGTTTATGAAGGAAGTTTCATCAAGCTATTAGCCAGTTTTGCTGAGATGTGTTGTTTACATTCAGA AATTTCTATATCTAAAGCGGATGAAACTATCTGGGAAAATTTACATGGAATCGATAGAGTTGTCTCTAAGCCTGATATACGCTTGTATAAACATGGAATAACAACAACGCCAGAAGTCAGAACAAGTGACATGGTTGTGTCTGTTAAA gtAAAGAAAGTTTTCAATAAAAATCCAGAGGAGTTAGAGAGGCAACTAAGACTAATGGAAAGTACTCACTTAAGCAATTCCTACAGCTCATTATCCAGTAATCAAAGTGATGATGGAAGTATTCCAAGTATAGAATTTGATTTGAATAAGGAAGTGTTAGGTCAGCATGCTGGGGAATTACTCTTAGATTTATATGAATGCCGTAGACGTGGTGACGTACCAATGCTGACCATGCCTGGAATGATTGTAGATGGAACAAAG GTATACATGACCTTATTGGAAATATCAAACACTCATTTTGGAAAGATAGAAGGAAATCAGGAACTTACCCCTCAAGACAGAGCTACAATTTATTACTCTAAGCCTCTTAATATACTGCAAGATGATGAGCGTAGTATACTGATGGAAACTTTTATTAGACTAAATAATATTGAATTCAATACATGA
- the LOC139492823 gene encoding carbonic anhydrase 12-like, which yields MPEAIEDLKWGYFQGGIPPPFWSCLENSEMCASTMQSPVAIKTKNVVKNNNIEPFDLSELTETSGIKMEMTNTGLAVKVDFLDYQPTIQGGGLPGPHKLSGFHFHWGRNSGRGSEHTINGCKFAMEAHFVFLPTKDEAKNFAAVLGVMIYAGSYNPNYEQIVSKLKDIKNKGGKVVLDNFPIMDLLPKTTSCWYRYCGSLTTPPCTETVIWTLFEKSISMSEYQVLYKVPVDDNPVDDNPPSR from the exons ATGCCTGAAGCAATTGAAG ACCTAAAATGGGGATACTTTCAAGGGGGTATTC CACCGCCTTTTTGGTCTTGCTTAGAAAACTCAGAAATGTGTGCTAGTACTATGCAGTCTCCTGTGGCTATTAAAACAAAGAATGTggtaaaaaacaacaacattgaaCCATTTGATCTCTCGGAGCTTACAGAAACATCAGGAATAAAAATGGAAATGACCAATACCGGTCTTGCAG TTAAAGTAGACTTTCTCGATTACCAGCCAACAATTCAAGGAGGGGGTCTCCCAGGACCCCACAAACTATCAGGATTTCATTTCCATTGGGGACGTAACAGTGGAAGGGGTTCTGAGCATACCATAAACGGATGTAAGTTTGCAATGGAG GCTCATTTTGTGTTTCTTCCAACAAAAGATGAAGCAAAAAACTTTGCAGCAGTGCTTGGAGTAATGATTTAT GCTGGCAGTTACAATCCAAATTATGAACAAATAGTTTCTAAGCTCAAAGACATAAAAAATAAGG GTGGTAAGGTAGTCTTGGACAACTTTCCAATTATGGATCTGTTACCTAAAACCACCAGCTGTTGGTACAGATATTGTGGGAGTTTAACCACGCCCCCTTGTACAGAGACTGTTATATGGACTTTGTTTGAAAAAAGCATTTCCATGTCAGAATACCAG